GATTGGGGGTCAGCCGGTGGTTTTTTCGGCAGCCACTTCAGCCCGGGTCTTGAGGTTCTTCAACTCCTCGCCGGCGCGCTCGATCTTGGTCCGCACACTATTCATATCCTGGCGGCTTTTTTCCAGCAGCGACTTGGCCGAGCTATGGCCGCTGATCCCGCGCGCCAATGCCACGCCGCCAATCGCCACCTGGATCAGGCCGAAAAAACCGCCCCGGCGAATGCCCTTGCCCATCATCACCACGCCACCGGCCAGGGAGCCGATGCGCTCCCAGCCCTGGACGTTCTGGGTCGGCTGGGTCTGGAACGGCGTCGATTCAATCACAGGGTTGAGGGTTCTGCTGTCGCTCATGGTCTGTCTCCAACAAAGGGCCATTGATATGCAACTGACTGTCGGCAGCTCGAGGATGTTCCCACAAAGTCAGTACTTGGGCCCCGAACGGGTGTTATTGCCCTTGGCCAGGCGGTCGTAGAGCACCACATTGACGGTGGCCGCCAGGTTCATGCAGCCGGTGGTCGGGATGTAGATCACGTCTTCGCACCAGTCGCGGATCTCTTTGTCGAGGGAGCCGTCTTCAGGGCCGAAGATATACAGCGCCCGATCAGGATGGGTGTATTCCGGCAGCGGCCGGGCGCCCTCTACCAGTTCCACGGCGACCGGGATGCAGCCCAGGGGCAGGATTTTCTTCAGATCGTCGATGCCGATCAGCGGGATATCGTGGTGGACCTTCTTGGTGTCGGTAATAAAGTCCCGGGCCCGCTCATAACGCTTACCGGTGTAGAACACCGAAGCCACCCCATAGCAGCCGGCGGCACGCATGACCGAGCCAACGTTTTCGGGGGATTTGGGGTTGTACAGACCGATGCAGCTGTAGCGTTTATTGCCCACGGGAGAGGGTGCCTTCGAGAAAAACCGCGATTATACGGGGATTGCTGTGGCTAATGGGCTTGTTGTGGGAGGGCTTTATATGGCTGGAGTGGCTTGTATTGTGGCGAGGGGGCTTGTCCCCCGATGGGCTGCGCAGCAGCCCTAAAACCATTCCCCAAGGAGTGCCTGATACACCCCATTCTGCCTGATTGGGGCTGCTACGCAGCCCCGCGGGGGCGATACGGCGTCCCGGCGAGCCCCCTCGCCACAATCAGTCGTCCTTCTTCATCAACCCCGCCAACGCTGCAAACGGGTTGTGCGTAGCCTTGGCAATGGTCGGGCTGCTGGTGGAGCCTTCGCCGAAGTACTGTTGGTCGGTATAGCGCGAGTGCTCGTTGTCGTGGCAATACAGGCAGAGCAATTCCCAGTTGGAACCGTCCTGGGGATTGTCGTCATGGTTGTGGTTGCGGTGGTGCACGGTCAGTTCGCTGAGGCGCTTGCCTGCGAATTCACGGGCGCAGCGGCCACACACGTGGGGGTACATTTTCAGGGCTTTGTCGCGGTAGCCCATTTCCCGGTCGCGCTGGGCATCGGCGAGGATGCGGTCCAGCTTGGCGGTGTGGGAGGGCGGGTTGGTCGAGCTCATCATGGCTCCTGTTCATTTATTGGATAGGTCACGGTTGACGTTGATTCTAGCTGCTCGCCTGGCAATTTGCCTCAGCCCTTGAGCTTCTCGGCAATCCAGATGGTATGCCGGGTGCCCTTGTTGCCATGGGCAAAGACTTGCACTTCTTCGGCCTTGAAGCCGGCCTTGCGCAGCTTGTCGCTGAACTGCTTGTCGGCGCTGGCCGACCACACGGCCAGCACGCCCTTGGGGCGCAGGGCCTTGGCGCAGGCGCTGAGGCCGCCGGCGGAGTACAGCCAGCTGTTGGCTTTTTGCGTCAGGCCTTCGGGGCCGTTGTCGACGTCGAG
The Pseudomonas hygromyciniae genome window above contains:
- a CDS encoding YgaP family membrane protein, with translation MSDSRTLNPVIESTPFQTQPTQNVQGWERIGSLAGGVVMMGKGIRRGGFFGLIQVAIGGVALARGISGHSSAKSLLEKSRQDMNSVRTKIERAGEELKNLKTRAEVAAEKTTG
- a CDS encoding RNA methyltransferase, which encodes MGNKRYSCIGLYNPKSPENVGSVMRAAGCYGVASVFYTGKRYERARDFITDTKKVHHDIPLIGIDDLKKILPLGCIPVAVELVEGARPLPEYTHPDRALYIFGPEDGSLDKEIRDWCEDVIYIPTTGCMNLAATVNVVLYDRLAKGNNTRSGPKY
- a CDS encoding YajD family HNH nuclease: MSSTNPPSHTAKLDRILADAQRDREMGYRDKALKMYPHVCGRCAREFAGKRLSELTVHHRNHNHDDNPQDGSNWELLCLYCHDNEHSRYTDQQYFGEGSTSSPTIAKATHNPFAALAGLMKKDD